A genomic stretch from Erigeron canadensis isolate Cc75 chromosome 9, C_canadensis_v1, whole genome shotgun sequence includes:
- the LOC122582501 gene encoding zeatin O-glucosyltransferase-like produces MTIISDEQNRVVVVLVPLPLHGHLNQLLHLSRLISTHDDIPVHVISTTTHGRQAKLRLQGWNPNNISNIFFHDYPIPPFVAPLPNPNSTNKFPSHLQPLCESATHLRHPVATLLRKLSTTTRRLVIIHDSLMGSVVQDFVSLPNAETYTFHSVSAFSIALYTSEKVGEQIRKLVDDPQSLTKDLISFNGCFTSEFKRFINAQHEYAKLSSGRIYNTCRIMEQPILDLLEPVAKNENKLLWALGPFNPVDIKRSKVSRKDGGGPVEWLDQQTSNTVIFVSFGTTTTFSQEQIIEIANGLERSHQRFIWVVRNADKGDIKNTIDNNFRVELPQGFEERVKDRGLVVREWAPQLDILAHPSIGGFMSHCGWNSCIESISMGVPIVAWPMHSDQPNNAVLVTKVLKVALLVDEWCRNQQLVSAITIQNAVKRLMGSKEGEEIRKRAAAIGRRVRKSVRDHGITRMELESFIGHITR; encoded by the exons ATGACCATTATTTCGGATGAACAGAACCGGGTTGTGGTCGTGCTTGTTCCGCTGCCATTACACGGTCATCTCAACCAGCTCCTGCACCTATCCCGTCTTATATCCACCCACGACGACATCCCGGTCCACGTGATCTCCACGACGACCCACGGTCGCCAGGCCAAGCTACGTTTACAAGGGTGGAACCCAAATAACATTTCCAATATTTTCTTTCATGACTACCCTATTCCACCCTTTGTAGCACCACTTCCTAACCCTAACTCCACTAACAAATTTCCATCTCACCTTCAGCCTTTATGCGAATCCGCTACTCATTTACGTCATCCGGTGGCCACCCTCCTCCGGAAACTATCCACCACCACCCGCCGTCTTGTTATCATCCATGATTCCCTCATGGGATCGGTCGTTCAAGACTTTGTTTCACTTCCAAATGCGGAAACTTATACTTTTCATAGCGTATCGGCTTTCTCTATTGCTTTATATACGTCGGAAAAAGTTGGAGAACAAATCCGAAAGTTAGTTGATGACCCACAATCTCTTACAAAAGATTTAATCTCGTTCAACGGCTGCTTCACTTCGGAGTTTAAACGTTTTATCAATGCACAACATGAGTATGCAAAACTCAGTTCag GTCGCATCTACAATACATGTAGAATCATGGAGCAGCCAATTTTGGACCTACTTGAACCAGTtgcaaaaaatgaaaacaagttATTATGGGCTCTTGGGCCCTTTAATCCTGTCGACATAAAAAGGTCAAAAGTTTCGAGAAAAGATGGTGGTGGCCCAGTGGAGTGGCTTGACCAACAAACATCGAATACCGTTATCTTTGTTTCTTTCGGGACGACGACCACCTTCTCTCAAGAACAAATCATCGAGATCGCAAATGGATTGGAAAGGAGCCATCAAAGATTCATTTGGGTAGTGAGAAATGCAGACAAAGGagatataaaaaatactatTGATAACAATTTTCGTGTCGAGTTGCCACAAGGGTTTGAAGAGCGAGTTAAAGACCGTGGGTTGGTGGTTCGAGAATGGGCACCTCAATTAGACATATTGGCTCATCCATCGATAGGTGGCTTCATGAGTCATTGTGGATGGAACTCGTGTATCGAAAGCATATCGATGGGAGTTCCAATCGTTGCGTGGCCCATGCACTCGGACCAACCAAACAATGCCGTGCTTGTAACCAAAGTTCTTAAAGTAGCATTGTTGGTAGATGAATGGTGCCGGAACCAACAATTGGTGTCGGCAATAACGATACAGAATGCGGTGAAGAGATTGATGGGCTCCAAGGAAGGGGAGGAGATAAGAAAGAGGGCTGCCGCGATAGGACGACGTGTTAGAAAATCGGTTAGAGACCATGGCATTACTCGAATGGAGTTGGAATCCTTCATTGGTCACATAACTCGATAA
- the LOC122582898 gene encoding zeatin O-xylosyltransferase-like, which yields MEHGVVVVMVPFVAQGHLNQLLHLSRLLSSYNLPVHIVGTTTHNRQAKLRVHGWNHTCNTNIHFHEFQTPEFESPSPNPNTKFPSHLMPSFKASSRLREPFAKLLEEISRVARRVVVVHDFLMSTVVVQDVVSFANVESYAFQCASAFTTFSYDWEEKRKPCLDDDVESYMQLKKIPSLQDYVPPDFLEFVYSNIECQKLNSGNIHDSCKVIDGKFIDLLSKEGICGSTKNWAMGPFNPVSIDNNYLNTTSKRHSSLVWLDKQGQDSVIYVSFGTTTSLSDEQIHELAIGLEKSGQKFIWVLRDADKGDIFKSSSEVRRIELPKGFEAKVEGKGLVIREWAPQLEILAHPATGGFMSHCGWNSSMESITMGVPLATWPMHTDQPRNAILITDVLKIGVSVGIWKHRNELVTSSTIEESIRKLMASDEGNEMRKRAAKLGDDVRKSVEDGGVTRMEIDSFVSHIIR from the coding sequence ATGGAAcatggtgtggtggtggtgatggtgccTTTTGTAGCACAAGGTCATCTCAACCAGCTCCTCCACCTCTCTCGTCTTCTTTCTTCTTATAATCTTCCGGTTCACATCGTTGGAACCACGACGCACAACCGCCAAGCTAAGCTTCGCGTTCATGGTTGGAATCATACTTGTAATACAAATATTCATTTCCATGAATTCCAAACACCAGAGTTCGAGTCTCCTTCCCCTAACCCTAACACAAAATTTCCCTCACACCTTATGCCCTCATTTAAAGCATCATCTCGTCTTCGTGAACCTTTTGCAAAACTATTAGAAGAAATATCCCGCGTTGCAAGACGAGTCGTGGTGGTTCATGACTTTCTAATGAGCACCGTTGTTGTTCAAGACGTGGTTTCGTTTGCCAACGTGGAATCCTACGCGTTTCAATGTGCATCCGCGTTTACAACTTTTTCTTATGATtgggaagagaaaagaaagccATGTTTAGATGATGATGTTGAATCATATATGCAACTCAAGAAAATTCCTAGTCTTCAAGATTATGTACCCCCGGATTTCCTTGAATTTGTTTATTCGAATATTGAATGCCAAAAGTTAAATTCAGGAAATATTCATGATTCTTGTAAAGTTATTGATGGCAAGTTCATTGATTTACTTTCAAAAGAAGGAATTTGTGGTAGTACAAAGAATTGGGCAATGGGTCCTTTTAATCCAGTTTCTATAGACAACAATTATTTAAACACTACTAGTAAACGTCATAGTTCACTTGTGTGGCTAGATAAGCAAGGTCAAGACTCGGTGATATACGTTTCGTTTGGGACGACGACTTCTCTATCCGATGAGCAAATTCATGAACTTGCTATTGGATTAGAGAAAAGTGGACAAAAGTTCATTTGGGTACTAAGAGATGCCGATAAAGGTGATATCTTTAAAAGTAGTAGTGAAGTTAGGAGAATTGAATTGCCAAAAGGTTTTGAAGCAAAAGTTGAAGGTAAAGGCTTAGTGATTAGGGAATGGGCACCGCAGTTGGAAATATTGGCTCACCCTGCGACTGGTGGATTTATGAGTCATTGTGGTTGGAATTCGAGTATGGAGAGTATCACAATGGGAGTTCCATTAGCTACATGGCCTATGCATACTGACCAACCAAGAAACGCTATATTGATAACGGACGTGCTAAAGATTGGTGTAAGCGTAGGGATTTGGAAGCATCGTAATGAGCTAGTAACGTCTTCAACTATAGAAGAAAGTATTCGAAAATTGATGGCTTCTGATGAAGGAAATGAGATGAGGAAGAGGGCTGCTAAACTTGGTGATGATGTTAGGAAATCGGTTGAAGATGGTGGTGTTACTCGCATGGAGATCGACTCATTTGTTTCTCACATCATAAGATGA